In Nitratireductor mangrovi, the genomic window GGGCGCGGGGGCGCCGGCCGCGCCGGCACATGTCGCCGCGCCGATCGATGGCGAGGTCGCAGCCGATGCACCCCAACAAGGCCGGCGCTCGCTGTTCGGTCACTTCCTTGCCTGCGTGACCGGCAACTATCTGCGCTTTTCCGGCCGCGCGCCGCGCCGCGAGTATTGGGGTTTTGCCCTGTTCATGTTCCTGTTTCTGGTCGTCGCCATCTTCGGCGGGCTGATCGTCGACGCCATGGTCGGCAATCTCGACAGCGACGAACCCGTTCTCACCATCGGCCTGACGAGCGTCCTGCTTTTGGCGCTCATCCTGCCGTCGCTTTCAGTGACGATCCGCCGGCTGCACGATATCGGCCTGTCGGGATGGTTCATCCTGCTCGGCTTCATCCCGACCGTCGGCAACCTCATCATCCTCGTCTTCTGCCTGATCCCCTCGCAGAAGAACGACAACCGGTGGGGTCCGGTCCCGTCCTGAGCGTCGGCCTCAGGCCGAAAGCGCCAGGAACTTCTCGAGGATCGCGTCGCCCATCGCCCCGGTGCCAAGCTGCGTCTTGCCGTCCGACATGATGTCGGCGGTGCGTTGCCCGTCATCGAGCACGGCCGCGACCGCCGCCTCCAGCCGGTCAGCCTCGGCGATCATGCTGAAGGAGTAGCGCAGGCACATGGCGAAGGAGGCGATCATGGCGATCGGGTTTGCCAGTCCCTTGCCGGCAATGTCCGGTGCCGAGCCATGCACGGGCTCGTAAAGCGCCTTGCGGCTGCCCGTCTTGGCATCGGGCGCGCCCAGCGAGGCCGAAGGCAGCATGCCCAGCGAGCCGGTAAGCATCGCCGCCACGTCCGACAGCATGTCGCCGAACAGGTTGTCGGTGACGATGACGTCGAACTGTTTCGGCCAGCGCACCAGCTGCATGCCGCCGGCATCGGCCAGCATGTGGGTAAGCTCCACATCGGAATATTTCGCCTTGTGCGTCGCTGCGACGACATCCTTCCACAACACGCCCGACTTCATCACATTGTGCTTTTCCATCGAGCACACCTTGTTCTGCCGCGTGCGGGCCAGCTCGAAGGCGACGCCCGAAATGCGCTCGATCTCGAAGGTGTCGTAGACCTGCGTGTCGATGCCGCGTTTCTGGCCGTTGCCGAGATCGATGATCTCCTTGGGCTCGCCGAAATAGACCCCGCCGGTGAGTTCGCGCACGATCAGGATGTCGAGGCCCTCGACGACCTCCTGCTTGAGCGAGGAGGATGCCGCGAGCGCCGGATAGCAGATGGCCGGGCGCAGATTGGCGAAAAGCTCCATTTCCTTGCGCAACCTCAGGAGGCCGGCTTCGGGACGCACCTCATAGGGTACGCCGTCCCATTTCGGCCCGCCGACCGCGCCGAACAGCACGGCGTCGGCGGCAAGCGCCTTGGCCATGTCCGCATCCGAGATCGCCTGGCCATGCGCGTCGTAGGCCGCCCCGCCAACCAGGCCCTCCTCGACCTCGAAGCCGGACGAGAACCGCTCGTTCATCGCGCTGATCAGCTTGCGCACCTCCGCCATCGCCTCGGGGCCGATGCCGTCGCCGGGAAGAAGCAGGAGTTTGCGCGTCATGGAGATAGCCTTCTGATTGCCACGGAGTGCGGCTTTGCTAACGGCAGCGGGAGGGGTTCGCAAGGCGAATCGCACTCGCCGCGGCCGAACGCGACGAACGGCGCCCGCAACTGATAGGCTCGATGCATGCGACAACTCCTGGCAGTTCTGATTTTCGCCAGCGCCACGTCGGCCGTGGCGCTCGAGCTTGACATGCCTGCCGACTGCGTGATCGGCGAAACCTGTTTTCTGCAGCAGTTCGCCGACATGGATCCCGGCCCCGGCACCGTCGACCCGCTCTGTGGCGCGGCGACCTATGACGGCCACAAGGGCACCGACATCCGCCTTCTCTCCATGGAAGACATCGCAGCCGACGTCGCGGTCCTGGCGATGGCCCCCGGCCGCGTTCTGCGGGTGCGCGACGGCGTTACCGACCGCCTCGTGACCACCGACCGCGATCGCCAGGCGGCAGCCGGTCGCGAATGCGGCAACGGCATCGTCATGGCGCATGACGGCGGCTTCGAAACGCAATATTGCCACCTGCGCATGAACAGCGTCGCGGTGAAGCCGGGCGATCGGGTCGCAAGCGGCGACCGGCTCGGCGCGATCGGCGCCTCCGGCATGGCGCAGTTTCCGCACGTCCACGTCGCGGTGCGCAAGGACGGCGTCGAAATCGATCCGCTCACCGGCCGCGCACTCGGCGCCGGCTGCGGCGACGACCCATCCCTGGCGGCGTCACTTTTCAAG contains:
- a CDS encoding DUF805 domain-containing protein, encoding MRGEVLYFDAERGIGFINGDDGNRYHFASADLATPSRPVKGVAVEFTTEGNRAHEVIVTGGAGAPAAPAHVAAPIDGEVAADAPQQGRRSLFGHFLACVTGNYLRFSGRAPRREYWGFALFMFLFLVVAIFGGLIVDAMVGNLDSDEPVLTIGLTSVLLLALILPSLSVTIRRLHDIGLSGWFILLGFIPTVGNLIILVFCLIPSQKNDNRWGPVPS
- the leuB gene encoding 3-isopropylmalate dehydrogenase, with the protein product MTRKLLLLPGDGIGPEAMAEVRKLISAMNERFSSGFEVEEGLVGGAAYDAHGQAISDADMAKALAADAVLFGAVGGPKWDGVPYEVRPEAGLLRLRKEMELFANLRPAICYPALAASSSLKQEVVEGLDILIVRELTGGVYFGEPKEIIDLGNGQKRGIDTQVYDTFEIERISGVAFELARTRQNKVCSMEKHNVMKSGVLWKDVVAATHKAKYSDVELTHMLADAGGMQLVRWPKQFDVIVTDNLFGDMLSDVAAMLTGSLGMLPSASLGAPDAKTGSRKALYEPVHGSAPDIAGKGLANPIAMIASFAMCLRYSFSMIAEADRLEAAVAAVLDDGQRTADIMSDGKTQLGTGAMGDAILEKFLALSA
- a CDS encoding M23 family metallopeptidase, yielding MRQLLAVLIFASATSAVALELDMPADCVIGETCFLQQFADMDPGPGTVDPLCGAATYDGHKGTDIRLLSMEDIAADVAVLAMAPGRVLRVRDGVTDRLVTTDRDRQAAAGRECGNGIVMAHDGGFETQYCHLRMNSVAVKPGDRVASGDRLGAIGASGMAQFPHVHVAVRKDGVEIDPLTGRALGAGCGDDPSLAASLFKPAIARALAEGVTSVLALGLAGDVVDHAALTAHGPPPSATPSSGATVGWAWFSNLRLGDRIRLTVITPDGNILARQTTEPADRHKADYSAYAGKRGRPAPGGYRVSAELIRDGVPIFERSATVTIE